The window TATGGTTTAGGGCCTACGAGGTGTACGCCGCCCACCCCTGGACCGGGGTGGGGCCGTACCTCTTGGGGGATTACCTCAAGGGGGTGCTTTTTGGCGATTGCTTCCTCTTTCCCCTCCTCGAGGCCAAGGGCCTCCGTTGCCCCGAGGCCTTGGCCCCCTTGGGGGGTCTATGGACCTTCGCCCACAACCACCTCCTCCACGCCCTGGGGGAAAGCGGGGTGGGGGGAGCCTTGGGGCTTGTCCTTTTGGTGGGGGGCTTCCTCGCCGCCGCCTGGGGGGAGGGGCTTCTCTTTTCCCTTCTCCTGGCCTACGTGGCCATGGGGATGGTGGACAACCCCTTTAGCGTGCCAAGCCCCTTCCGTGGGGAAATCTTCTTCCTGGCGGGGGGCATCGCCCTTTCCCGCCGTGCGCCGGGACCCGCCGCCTTGGGCCTGGCTGGGGGGGTTACCCTGCTATGGGCCTTGCCCTTTTTCTACCTGGCCTTAGCGCCCTTACCGCCAGCGCCCCGCCTCCTCTACGCCGCCTTGGGCCGGGAGGGTGGGGTGGTGCGGTTCGAGGCGGGGGAAGGGTATAGGGCCCAGGTGTGGCTTTGCGCCAAGGGGTGCCGCCGGGTGGGGTGGGAATGGGATGGGGGCCAGTCCATCGCCTTCCGCCTTCCCGAGGATTTGGAGCCCGGGACCTACCGCTTGCGGGTCCTCCTCTTCGCCCCAGGGCGCCTGGCGCAACGGCCGGTTTACCTGTTGGAGCGGGAGGTGGTGCGGTGAGGTGGGCGTGGGTTTTGGGAGGGGTGGGGCTTCTGACGGCGTTCCTCCTGGCGGTTAGCGCCTTGCCCCGGGCCTTCCGCCCTGGGGGCGTGCCCCTGGCGCCCTGCCGGGCGGGCCCCTTGCCGGAGCGGGCGGAACTGTGGACCACGGGGGCGGTGGAGCTTCCCGTGTGCCGCCCCGCCACCTTGGTCCTGGACCTCGAGGGCACCCCCGCCCGGGGTAAAGGGCCCCACACCCTGGTGGTGGAGGGGGAACGGGTGCTCTGGGAGGGGGAAGTGTTGGGCCGGCGTACCCTCCAGGTGAAGGTTTCGGGCCAGGCCATGACGGCCCTGGTCTTCGCCGATGACCTCTACCTGCCCCCTGAGGACCGGAACCTCTTCCTGCGGGGGCTTAGGGTGGTGCCTGAGGGCAGGCGGTAGGCTTCCTCTCGCCGATGGTGGAGGAGGGGATAGCGGGCCCGGTAGGCCTCGAGGAAGCTCCAGTCCGGTTCGGCCAGGAGGAGGCCCTCCTCCTCCCTCCGGCCCAGCACCCGCCCGTCTGGCCCTAGGAAGAGGCTGGGGCTTCCCGTGTCCGCCCGGCTGGCCAGGAAGAGGTAGGCCTGGTTCTCCGCCGCCCGGGCCCGGGCCAGGACCTCCATGAGCTCGGCGTAGGCCCCCGGCCAGGCGGCGCCCACCAGGAAGCCTTGGGCCCCCAGGAGGGCGTAGGTGCGGAAGAGCTCGGGGAAGTCCAGGTCGTAGCAGAGGGCAAGGCCGAAGGTGCGGCCCTCGTGGAGGAGGGGCACGGGACCTTCCCCTGGGCGGAGCCCCTCGTCCCCCTCCTCCCCCGGCGTCCGGTAGAGGTGGACCTTGGCGTAGGCGGGGCCTTGGGGGAAGACCTGGAGGCGGTTCTGCCCTTGGTGAAGAAGGCCCGCCGCCACCCTGAGGCCCGCTTCCCCCGCCAGTGCCTCCAGGGCCTGGGTCAGGTCCGGCGCCGCCCGCTTGCCCAGGATGAGCTCGGGAAGGAGGAGAAGCCCCGCCCCCTCGGCCCGCGCCTCTTGGGCCAGGGGGCGGAGGACCTTTAGGAGTTCCTTCGGGCTATCCCGCTTAGCCAGGTGGGCCAGGGCGAGGCGCATCTACCGCCGGCCCAGGAAGCGCCAGGCCGTGGGCAGGAGCAAGGCCGCCAGCACCGCTTTCACTAGGTCCCCGGGGATGAAGGGGAAAAGCCCCATGGCCAAGAGCCCCCCTACCCCCGTGAACTTGTCCACCCCCATAAGCCAGGCCCCAAGCCAAGGAAGCCCCACCAGGTAGAGGAGGGCGTTCCCCAGGAGCATGGCGAGGAGGGTACCGAGGAAACTGCGGTCCAGGCCGAACCGCTCCACCAAAAACCCCACAAGTCCCGCCGCCAAGGGGAAGGCCAGGAGGAACCCCCCCGTGGGCCCCAGGATTTTGGCCACCCCCCCCGTGCCCCCGGCGAAGACGGGAAGGCCCATGGCCCCTTCCAGGAGGTAGGCCAAGAGGGCCAGGAAGCCGAGCCGGCTCCCCAGGGCCGCCCCCACCAGGAGGATGCCCAGGGTCTGGAGGGTGAGGGGCACCGGGGTGAAGGGGAGGGGGATGGCCACCTGGGCGGTGAGGGCCACGAAGAGGCTTCCCGCCAGGATGAGGCTTAGGTCGCGGGCCAGGGTGCGCCTGGGCCACAGGGTCTTAGCCAAAGGGGTGTACGCCAGAGCTTCAGTCTTCATAGGTACCTCCTCGCTCGTCAACCAACCTATGCTATGAAAGGTTTACATGTCAAGGGTCTTACCTGTGTGGGTCAGGGTCCTTACGGATCCAGGGGTATACTGGAGCCGTGCCTTCTTTGCCTTGGCCTCCCAAGCCCTTTGCCTTGGGGTGGCAAGGGTGGAAGGGTTTCCATATAGGAGGTGAACCATGAAGGTAGGCATTAACGGGTTCGGCCGCATCGGGCGTCAGGTCTTCCGCATCCTCTATACCCGGGGCGTGGAGGTGGCCCTGGTCAACGACCTCACGGACAACCGCACCCTGGCGCACCTGTTGAAGTACGACTCCATCTATCGCCGCTTCCCCGGCGAGGTGGCCTACGACGAGGAAAACCTTTACGTGGGTGGCAAGGCCATCCGCGCCACCGCCGTCAAGGACCCCAAGGAGATCCCCTGGAAGGAGGTGGGGGTGGAGGTGGTGGTGGAGTCCACCGGGGTCTTCACCGATGCGGACAAGGCCAAGGCCCACCTCGAGGCCGGGGCCAAG is drawn from Thermus sp. LT1-2-5 and contains these coding sequences:
- a CDS encoding polymerase, whose protein sequence is MRFLPFGLALAPLVPFLAWLAPLFLLELRFLPRVALWLLLAYALSLLLPALFAPEPLALPLALFRLLYALGLVGAGVALGRRFSGRALAPLGVGLLFLYLTAFAATYWAYGDKAVEVRLMHPFHSPVGLGLMGTVGVFLALYVRYPWPFRLLLGLLGGAVLLLSGSRGGMLGLLLGGAGGLLFRGRGLWALGLAGLLFFAAAFLDTPVTERFFQGHLSGREGLWFRAYEVYAAHPWTGVGPYLLGDYLKGVLFGDCFLFPLLEAKGLRCPEALAPLGGLWTFAHNHLLHALGESGVGGALGLVLLVGGFLAAAWGEGLLFSLLLAYVAMGMVDNPFSVPSPFRGEIFFLAGGIALSRRAPGPAALGLAGGVTLLWALPFFYLALAPLPPAPRLLYAALGREGGVVRFEAGEGYRAQVWLCAKGCRRVGWEWDGGQSIAFRLPEDLEPGTYRLRVLLFAPGRLAQRPVYLLEREVVR
- a CDS encoding biotin transporter BioY; amino-acid sequence: MKTEALAYTPLAKTLWPRRTLARDLSLILAGSLFVALTAQVAIPLPFTPVPLTLQTLGILLVGAALGSRLGFLALLAYLLEGAMGLPVFAGGTGGVAKILGPTGGFLLAFPLAAGLVGFLVERFGLDRSFLGTLLAMLLGNALLYLVGLPWLGAWLMGVDKFTGVGGLLAMGLFPFIPGDLVKAVLAALLLPTAWRFLGRR
- a CDS encoding carbon-nitrogen hydrolase family protein, with translation MRLALAHLAKRDSPKELLKVLRPLAQEARAEGAGLLLLPELILGKRAAPDLTQALEALAGEAGLRVAAGLLHQGQNRLQVFPQGPAYAKVHLYRTPGEEGDEGLRPGEGPVPLLHEGRTFGLALCYDLDFPELFRTYALLGAQGFLVGAAWPGAYAELMEVLARARAAENQAYLFLASRADTGSPSLFLGPDGRVLGRREEEGLLLAEPDWSFLEAYRARYPLLHHRREEAYRLPSGTTLSPRRKRFRSSGGR